The Prochlorococcus sp. MIT 1300 genome has a window encoding:
- a CDS encoding trypsin-like peptidase domain-containing protein, which produces MDVLLVVAIKALSRVVRACGLSVLLVFSALLLGPISALALSESEIHSGHSFIAEAVQRVAPAVVRIDTERTVHREPYDPTLIDPLLRDLLGEPELGQGRERGQGSGVLIDDGLILTNAHVVEDADEVTITLADGDQCDGNVVGKDSVTDLALVRLDDMAGLQIAPLGNSEDLQVGDWAIALGTPYGLERTVTFGIISSLHRNISSLGFSDKRLDLIQTDAAINPGNSGGPLVNSFGEVVGINTLVRSGPGAGLGFAIPINLARDVSEQLITNGEVLHPYLGVQLIALTARLAREHNKDPNSLVELPERTGALVQNVVPDSPAEKAGLRRGDLVIGLGDIDIKDPQELLKEVDKAHIGMPLSLTIMRNGRDLSLSVKPEALPGFS; this is translated from the coding sequence ATGGATGTTCTATTAGTTGTTGCGATCAAAGCGCTATCGCGTGTTGTCCGAGCTTGTGGATTGTCAGTTTTGTTGGTCTTTTCAGCCCTGTTGCTAGGGCCCATCTCAGCCTTGGCATTGTCGGAATCAGAAATTCATTCCGGTCATAGTTTCATTGCTGAGGCTGTTCAACGAGTAGCGCCTGCAGTTGTGAGGATCGATACTGAAAGGACTGTTCATAGAGAGCCTTACGACCCTACGTTGATAGATCCATTGCTCCGAGACCTCTTGGGTGAACCTGAATTAGGCCAAGGAAGAGAGCGAGGTCAAGGGTCAGGGGTATTGATTGATGATGGCTTGATACTAACTAATGCGCATGTTGTTGAAGATGCGGATGAAGTGACGATTACTCTTGCTGATGGAGATCAATGTGATGGAAATGTCGTTGGTAAAGATTCAGTTACGGACCTTGCTTTAGTTCGTTTAGATGACATGGCAGGATTGCAAATTGCTCCATTGGGAAATTCTGAGGATCTTCAGGTCGGCGATTGGGCAATTGCTCTAGGTACTCCTTATGGCCTTGAAAGAACTGTGACTTTCGGAATTATTAGTAGTCTTCATAGGAATATAAGTAGCCTTGGTTTCTCTGATAAACGGTTGGATTTAATTCAGACTGACGCTGCTATCAATCCTGGAAATTCTGGGGGGCCACTGGTCAATAGTTTCGGAGAAGTTGTAGGCATCAATACTCTTGTACGTTCTGGACCTGGGGCTGGGCTTGGATTTGCAATACCAATAAATTTGGCGAGAGATGTTTCTGAACAATTAATTACCAACGGAGAAGTTTTACACCCTTATCTTGGTGTTCAACTAATTGCACTAACAGCTCGTTTGGCTAGAGAGCATAATAAAGATCCTAATTCTTTAGTGGAACTGCCTGAAAGAACAGGAGCATTAGTTCAAAATGTTGTACCTGACAGCCCTGCGGAAAAAGCAGGGTTAAGAAGAGGCGATCTTGTTATTGGGTTAGGTGATATTGATATCAAAGATCCTCAGGAATTACTAAAGGAAGTAGATAAGGCTCATATCGGAATGCCTTTATCTTTGACAATCATGAGAAATGGACGAGACTTGTCTTTATCTGTTAAACCAGAAGCATTGCCTGGATTT
- the rimP gene encoding ribosome maturation factor RimP, translating to MSHPILAELETIASATAEKNGFNLCGLHLHTNLIPMTMQVQIRHSDGGDVSLDDCARFSEPMGDAIEASELLDQGYVLEISSPGIGEQLKTDKDFKTFKGFPIEVTIQNDSGSNLSRTGLLHERSETHVHLNIKGQIKQIPREEVISVRLTTSKS from the coding sequence TTGTCTCATCCAATCCTTGCTGAACTGGAGACCATTGCTTCAGCAACAGCTGAAAAAAATGGTTTTAATCTCTGCGGTTTGCATTTGCATACGAATTTGATTCCAATGACTATGCAGGTTCAAATTCGTCATAGTGATGGCGGCGACGTTTCATTAGACGATTGCGCACGTTTCAGTGAACCTATGGGAGACGCGATTGAGGCATCAGAACTTCTAGATCAAGGTTACGTACTTGAAATCAGTAGCCCAGGGATAGGAGAGCAACTTAAAACTGATAAAGATTTCAAGACCTTCAAAGGATTTCCTATAGAAGTAACCATTCAAAACGACAGCGGATCTAATCTTTCAAGAACAGGTCTTTTGCACGAGAGATCAGAAACTCATGTTCACCTGAACATCAAAGGGCAAATTAAACAGATCCCAAGGGAGGAAGTCATTAGTGTTCGACTAACAACCTCCAAAAGCTAA
- the nusA gene encoding transcription termination factor NusA codes for MALVILPGLNNLIEDISEEKKLPPQVVEAALREALLKGYERYRRTLYIGISEDPFEEEYFSNFDVGLDLEEEGYRVLASKIIVEEVESEDHQISLTEVMQVAEDAQVGDTVVLDVTPEKEDFGRMAASTTKQVLAQKLRDQQRRMIQEEFADLEDPVLTARVIRFERQSVIMAVSSGLGRPEVEAELPRRDQLPNDNYRANATFKVFLKEVSEIPRRGPQLFVSRSNAGLVVYLFENEVPEIQEGSVRIVAVAREANPPSRSVGPRTKVAVDSIEREVDPVGACIGARGSRIQQVVNELRGEKIDVIRWSQDPTQYIANSLSPSRVEMVRLVDPAGQHAHVLVPPDQLSLAIGREGQNVRLAARLTGWKIDIKNSQEYDQASEDAEVAELIAQREQEEELQKEAEERLAAEQTARAEEDARLRELYPLPEDEEDFNDEETTDSESAKNSNKETEMAENEVETPEDGAR; via the coding sequence ATGGCACTAGTTATCCTCCCCGGCCTCAATAACCTCATCGAAGACATTAGTGAGGAGAAGAAACTTCCACCTCAGGTTGTGGAAGCTGCTCTTAGAGAAGCACTATTAAAAGGATATGAAAGATATAGAAGGACCCTATATATAGGTATAAGTGAAGACCCCTTTGAAGAAGAATACTTTAGTAACTTTGATGTTGGTCTTGACCTTGAAGAAGAAGGGTATCGTGTTCTAGCTAGCAAGATTATTGTTGAAGAAGTAGAAAGTGAAGACCACCAAATCTCTTTGACTGAGGTAATGCAAGTAGCAGAAGATGCACAGGTGGGTGACACCGTTGTTCTAGATGTAACTCCTGAAAAAGAAGACTTTGGCCGGATGGCAGCTTCTACTACTAAACAGGTATTGGCCCAAAAGCTACGAGATCAACAAAGACGAATGATTCAGGAAGAATTTGCAGATCTAGAAGATCCTGTCTTAACTGCTCGAGTAATACGTTTTGAAAGGCAATCGGTAATTATGGCCGTGAGTTCTGGCCTAGGGCGCCCTGAGGTCGAAGCAGAATTACCTCGCCGTGATCAATTGCCAAATGACAACTATCGAGCGAATGCAACCTTCAAAGTATTCCTAAAAGAAGTTAGTGAAATCCCTCGCAGAGGACCCCAACTTTTCGTTAGCAGGTCAAATGCAGGCCTAGTTGTTTACCTCTTTGAAAACGAAGTACCTGAAATCCAAGAAGGGTCTGTACGGATTGTTGCTGTCGCAAGAGAAGCAAACCCTCCTTCACGTTCAGTCGGCCCACGAACGAAAGTTGCTGTTGACAGCATTGAAAGAGAAGTTGACCCTGTAGGTGCTTGCATAGGAGCACGAGGCTCACGAATTCAACAAGTGGTCAATGAACTTCGAGGAGAAAAAATAGATGTCATTCGCTGGTCACAAGATCCAACTCAATACATTGCCAACTCTTTAAGTCCTTCCAGAGTTGAAATGGTCCGTTTAGTAGATCCTGCAGGGCAACATGCCCATGTTTTAGTTCCACCTGATCAATTAAGTCTTGCAATAGGTCGTGAAGGACAAAATGTTCGACTAGCGGCGAGACTTACAGGATGGAAGATTGATATCAAGAATTCTCAAGAATATGACCAAGCTAGTGAAGATGCTGAAGTAGCGGAATTAATAGCCCAACGAGAACAAGAAGAAGAGCTTCAAAAAGAAGCTGAAGAAAGGCTAGCTGCTGAGCAAACTGCCCGAGCTGAAGAAGATGCCCGTTTAAGAGAGTTATATCCTCTTCCCGAGGATGAAGAAGACTTCAACGACGAGGAGACTACTGACTCCGAATCAGCAAAAAACTCCAACAAAGAAACTGAAATGGCAGAAAATGAGGTTGAAACACCAGAGGATGGAGCCCGGTAA
- a CDS encoding YlxR family protein: MQPTVLRRCVACRKLIDRKQLLRVIRDHQDGVVLDRGMGRSAYLCPNEDCLNEAHRRKRLQKALRCQVPENIVKVLKQRVNHCNDLPAEAR, from the coding sequence ATGCAACCCACCGTCCTGCGTCGTTGCGTTGCCTGTAGGAAGCTGATTGATCGCAAACAGCTTCTACGAGTAATTCGAGACCATCAGGATGGAGTAGTCCTTGATAGAGGAATGGGCAGATCAGCCTATCTATGCCCTAACGAGGACTGCCTTAATGAGGCGCACCGCCGCAAACGTTTACAAAAAGCCCTGCGCTGTCAGGTGCCAGAAAACATTGTGAAGGTGCTTAAACAGCGGGTAAATCACTGCAATGATCTACCCGCTGAGGCAAGATGA